The Arachis hypogaea cultivar Tifrunner chromosome 19, arahy.Tifrunner.gnm2.J5K5, whole genome shotgun sequence genome has a window encoding:
- the LOC112775254 gene encoding protein MANNAN SYNTHESIS-RELATED 1 gives MFGVDLRQVVAGILTLAMFVMLIHMIKRDHFDAVQDKLPGVTDEVSFESGKFDGTHVRKNLGLYKGDADELKACWVKPSDMGVQSEGYVTFSLTNGPEYHISQIADAVIVARSLGATLVIPDIRGSQPGDKRNFEDIYDLDVFMRSMEGVVAVVKNLPDQISTKNIAVVKVPNRVTEDYIATHVEPIYRSKGNIRLATYFPSINMRKAGKKGDTDSVACLAMFGSLELQPEIRDLVDSMVERLKTLSRKTDGQFIAVDLRVEMLDKKGCRPDNDGEKSCYNAQEIAVFLRKIGFNKDTTIYVTESRWDSSLDSLKDLFPKTYTKEAIMPADKKTKFLDSQDSELEKVIDFYISSQSDVFVPAISGLLYANVAGKRIGAGKTQILVPADIQDSSASASNFLSPYVSKKNHFAYSCYC, from the exons ATGTTTGGTGTGGATTTGAGGCAAGTGGTGGCTGGTATTCTCACCCTTGCCATGTTTGTTATGCTCATTCATATGATCAAAAGAGACCATTTTGATGCTGTTCAA GACAAACTTCCCGGAGTAACGGATGAAGTCAGCTTCGAAAGTGGAAAGTTCGATGGAACTCATGTAAGAAAGAATTTAGGTCTTTACAAGGGAGATGCCGATGAGCTAAAAGCGTGTTGGGTTAAACCGTCTG ATATGGGGGTGCAGAGTGAGGGGTATGTTACTTTTTCATTAACAAATGGGCCGGAGTACCATATATCTCAG ATAGCAGATGCAGTGATTGTTGCCAGAAGTCTTGGGGCAACCCTAGTGATCCCTGACATCCGAGGAAGCCAACCGGGTGACAAGAG GAACTTTGAGGACATTTATGATCTTGATGTATTCATGAGAAGCATGGAGGGAGTTGTCGCCGTGGTAAAGAATCTTCCTGATCAAATATCAACAAAGAACATTGCGGTGGTAAAGGTCCCTAACCGGGTTACAGAAGACTATATAGCTACACATGTTGAACCAATTTACAGGTCAAAGGGAAATATAAGGCTTGCAACTTATTTCCCTTCAATAAACATGAGAAAGGCAGGGAAAAAAGGTGACACTGATTCTGTTGCTTGCTTAGCAATGTTTGGAAGTTTAGAGTTGCAGCCGGAAATTCGTGACCTTGTTGACTCAATGGTCGAAAGACTTAAAACTTTAAGCCGGAAGACAGACGGCCAATTTATTGCTGTAGATTTGAGGGTTGAGATGTTGGATAAGAAGGGTTGCCGACCTGATAATGATGGAGAAAAGAGCTGCTACAATGCACAAGAAATCGCGGTGTTCTTGAGGAAAATTGGTTTCAACAAGGATACCACAATTTATGTGACTGAATCAAGGTGGGATAGCAGCCTTGATTCTCTGAAGGATTTGTTTCCTAAAACATATACAAAG GAAGCCATAATGCCCGCGGATAAGAAGACAAAGTTCTTAGATTCTCAAGATTCTGAATTGGAGAAGGTGATCGACTTCTATATAAGTTCTCAAAGTGATGTTTTCGTACCGGCGATCTCGGGTCTATTGTATGCAAATGTAGCTGGTAAGAGAATTGGTGCTGGTAAAACTCAGATATTGGTTCCAGCTGATATTCAAGATTCATCTGCTTCTGCCTCCAATTTCCTGTCTCCATATGTATCCAAGAAGAACCATTTTGCCTATTCTTGTTACTGCTAG
- the LOC112775253 gene encoding pentatricopeptide repeat-containing protein At1g07590, mitochondrial — protein sequence MKYKRRDEINKPIEYLLINPTNLPNKNLKYMLLTCNLQVQKISGYLPNEKGKEILITCCSFVQFCWAREETKNMLRRRFIEAMRRAPSAHLRFRFLCTQSPRQSSESDSESPQNSESLSRRIEKLRKGEAVGSAFRTWMGDGFPVHRGHVFHAINRLRKLNMNKRALEVMEWVIRERPYRPRELDYSYLVEFTIKLHGIEHGEKLFPRIPPEFQNELLYNNLVIAMLDKGVIKLSLEYMKKMRELAYPISHLVFNRLIILHSSPSRKKLIPKLLTQMKADKVTPHVSTYNILMKIEANEHDLEALVKVFAQMKKAQVEPNEISYCILAIAHAVARLYTATEAYVQAVEKSITGNNWSTFDVLLILYGYLGSPKELERVWGIMQELPLVRSKSYMLAIEAFGRIRHLNRAEELWLEMETRKGLKSVEQFNSMMSVYCKHGLVDKATRLYRNMKANGCKPNAITYRQLALGCLKSGLTEQGLKTLDLGMGMKISKRVRNSTPWLETTLSIVEIFAEKGDVENAERLFEEFHKAKYCRYTFVYNTLIKAYVKAKIYDPNFLRRMVLGGARPDAETYSLLKVAEQFRT from the exons ATGAAATACAAACGCCGGGATGAAATTAATAAACCTATcgaatatttattgataaatccAACCAATTTAccgaataaaaatttaaaatacatgttACTCACTTGCAACTTGCAAGTCCAAAAAATATCGGGTTATTTGCCCAATGAGAAAGGAAAGGAAATTCTCATAACGTGCTGTTCATTTGTTCAATTCTGTTGGGCGAGGGAAGAAACGAAAAACATGCTGCGACGCAGGTTTATTGAGGCAATGCGTCGAGCACCTTCTGCCCACCTCCGTTTCAGATTCCTTTGCACCCAATCACCGCGACAATCCTCCGAAAGCGATTCCGAGAGCCCTCAGAACTCAGAGAGCTTGTCTAGAAGGATCGAGAAGCTTCGGAAAGGGGAGGCTGTTGGGTCTGCCTTCCGCACTTGGATGGGCGATGGATTCCCCGTTCACAGAGGCCATGTCTTCCACGCCATCAACCGTCTTCGCAAGCTCAACATGAACAAACGCGCACTTGAG GTGATGGAATGGGTGATCCGAGAGAGGCCCTATAGGCCTAGGGAACTTGATTACTCTTATCTTGTGGAATTCACAATTAAGCTTCATGGGATTGAACATGGTGAGAAGCTCTTCCCTCGAATTCCACCTGAGTTTCAGAATGAGTTGCTATACAACAATCTGGTCATTGCAATGCTGGATAAAGGTGTCATAAAGCTTTCACTTGAGTACATGAAGAAAATGAGGGAGTTGGCTTATCCCATCTCACATTTGGTCTTCAACCGCCTCATAATCCTGCATTCCTCTCCCTCCAGGAAGAAGTTGATTCCGAAATTGCTCACGCAGATGAAGGCAGATAAGGTCACCCCCCACGTGTCCACCTACAATATTCTGATGAAAATAGAAGCCAATGAACATGATCTTGAAGCCTTGGTAAAGGTCTTTGCTCAGATGAAGAAGGCACAGGTTGAACCGAACGAGATCTCTTACTGCATTTTAGCTATTGCTCATGCAGTGGCAAGGTTGTATACTGCAACTGAAGCATATGTTCAAGCTGTGGAAAAGTCTATTACAGGGAACAATTGGTCAACATTCGATGTTCTACTTATATTGTATGGATATTTGGGGAGCCCAAAGGAGCTTGAAAGAGTTTGGGGAATCATGCAGGAACTCCCCTTGGTTAGATCGAAAAGTTACATGTTAGCAATTGAAGCATTTGGTAGAATCCGACATCTGAACCGTGCTGAAGAACTTTGGTTAGAAATGGAAACTAGAAAAGGGTTGAAATCCGTAGAGCAATTCAATTCGATGATGTCTGTATATTGCAAGCATGGATTGGTTGATAAAGCAACTAGGTTGTATAGAAACATGAAGGCAAATGGCTGCAAACCAAATGCAATAACTTATCGTCAACTTGCTCTGGGTTGCTTGAAATCTGGTTTGACAGAGCAAGGCTTAAAGACATTAGACTTGGGCATGGGGATGAAAATTAGTAAGAGGGTTAGAAATTCAACCCCATGGTTGGAGACCACCCTTTCAATTGTTGAGATTTTTGCAGAGAAGGGTGATGTTGAAAATGCTGAGAGATTGTTTGAAGAATTTCATAAGGCTAAGTATTGTAGGTATACTTTTGTATATAATACCCTTATTAAGGCTTATGTAAAAGCCAAGATTTATGATCCAAATTTTTTAAGAAGGATGGTCCTTGGAGGAGCTAGGCCAGATGCTGAAACTTATAGTCTCTTGAAAGTTGCTGAGCAGTTTAGGACCTGA
- the LOC112775252 gene encoding calcium-transporting ATPase 9, plasma membrane-type: protein MTNGHITVTVDTRHSDATEQRRTPPPPPAAAASAAVNLDYDDDDHNDDDDVADPNDPFDIQHTKHAPIETLRRWRQAALVLNASRRFRYTLDLKKEEERQQKKSLIRAHAQVIRAALLFRLAGERELVITAPTPAHPVGDFGIGLEQLSSVSKEQNTSALEEYGGVKGLSNLLRSNLDKGISGDDADLLKRKNAYGTNTYPRKKGRSFWRFLWEAWQDLTLIILIIAAVVSLVLGIKTEGLSEGWYDGGSIAFAVFLVIVVTAVSDYRQSLQFKNLNAEKQNIQLEVMRGGRTVKLSIFDIVVGDVVPLKIGDQVPADGVLITGHSLAVDESSMTGESKIVHKDHKSPFLMSGCKVADGVGVMLVTGVGINTEWGLLMASISEDNGEETPLQVRLNGVATFIGVVGLSVAVLVLAVLLGRYFSGHSTDDDGNVEFVAGKTKASTAVDGVIKIFTIAVTIVVVAVPEGLPLAVTLTLAYSMRKMMRDKALVRRLSACETMGSATTICSDKTGTLTLNQMTVVEAYVGRNKLNPPDDSSKLNPEVLSLINEGIAQNTTGNVFVPKEGGEAEISGSPTEKAILSWAVKLGMNFSLLRSNTTVLHVFPFNSEKKRGGVAVKLEGSGVHIHWKGAAEILLGACTQYLDSDGHLQSIEGEKVAFKEAIDNMAARSLRCVAIAYRSYELDKVPSNEDDLAQWSLPENDLVLLAIVGIKDPCRPGVKEAVELCSKAGVKVRMVTGDNLQTARAIALECGILTSNEEAVEPVIIEGKKFRALSEKEREQIAKKITVMGRSSPNDKLLLVQALRKGGEVVAVTGDGTNDAPALHEADIGLSMGIQGTEVAKESSDIIILDDNFASVVKVVRWGRSVYANIQKFIQFQLTVNVAALVINVVAAISSGDVPLNAVQLLWVNLIMDTLGALALATEPPTDSLMRRAPVGRREPLITNVMWRNLVVQAVYQVTVLLVLNFAGESFIPKQETKSLDSQTKNTLIFNAFVLCQIFNEFNARKPEGMNVFQGVTKNRLFMGIVGMTFILQIIIIEFLGKFTTTVKLDWKLWIASLVIGIVSWPLAVAGKLIPVPKTPLSRCLAKPLRRWRRSRAQSQLNTPSTNFSR, encoded by the exons ATGACCAACGGCCACATAACCGTAACCGTCGACACCAGGCATTCTGACGCCACCGAACAGCGACgcactcctcctcctcctcctgctGCTGCTGCTTCCGCTGCCGTCAATCTCGATTATGACGACGACGACCACAACGACGACGACGATGTTGCAGATCCAAATGATCCTTTCGATATTCAACACACCAAGCATGCGCCCATCGAGACCCTCCGCCGTTGGAGA CAAGCAGCACTCGTGCTCAATGCATCAAGGCGCTTTAGATATACCTTGGACCTaaaaaaggaagaggagagaCAGCAAAAGAAAAGCTTGATTAGAGCCCATGCACAAGTCATAAGA GCAGCATTGCTTTTCAGATTGGCTGGTGAACGTGAATTAG TGATAACAGCACCGACACCTGCACATCCAGTTGGTGACTTTGGAATTGGGCTCGAACAACTTTCTTCAGTTTCTAAGGAGCAGAACACTTCTGCTTTAGAAGAATATGGAGGG GTCAAGGGCTTATCAAATTTATTAAGGTCAAATCTCGATAAAGGAATTAGTGGAGATGATGCTGATTTACTAAAAAGGAAAAATGCTTATGGAACTAACACATATCCTCGGAAAAAAGGAAGAAGCTTCTGG AGGTTTTTATGGGAAGCATGGCAAGATCTAACTCTTATAATATTGATTATAGCAGCAGTTGTCTCATTGGTGCTTGGAATAAAAACAGAG GGTTTGAGTGAAGGATGGTATGATGGGGGAAGCATTGCTTTTGCGGTTTTTCTGGTCATTGTAGTTACAG CTGTCAGTGATTATCGGCAATCTCTGCAGTTTAAGAATTTGAATGCAGAGAAACAAAATATACAGTTGGAG GTCATGAGAGGTGGCAGAACAGTTAAATTGTCGATATTTGACATTGTTGTTGGTGATGTAGTACCGCTTAAAATAGGAGATCAG GTTCCTGCTGATGGAGTATTAATCACGGGTCATTCACTTGCCGTTGATGAATCCAGTATGACGGGTGAAAGCAAAATT GTTCACAAGGATCACAAATCACCCTTTTTGATGTCTGGTTGCAAAGTGGCTGATGGAGTTGGAGTTATGCTG GTAACTGGTGTTGGTATAAATACAGAGTGGGGATTGTTGATGGCAAGTATCTCAGAGGATAATGGAGAAGAGACTCCATTGCAG GTACGTTTGAATGGAGTAGCAACTTTTATTGGTGTAGTTGGGCTTTCTGTAGCTGTTTTAGTGCTAGCAGTCCTCTTGGGCAG ATACTTTTCTGGCCATTCTACTGATGATGATGGAAACGTGGAATTTGTTGCCGGAAAAACTAAAGCAAGTACTGCAGTTGATGGCGTCATCAAAATTTTCACCATTGCA GTTACCATTGTGGTTGTCGCAGTGCCTGAAGGTCTACCTTTGGCTGTTACCTTAAC CCTGGCATACTCAATGCGGAAAATGATGAGAGACAAAGCCCTG GTTCGGAGGCTGTCAGCCTGTGAAACTATGGGCTCTGCGACAACAATATGCAGTGATAAGACAGGAACATTGACCTTAAATCAG ATGACTGTAGTTGAGGCATATGTTGGAAGGAACAAATTAAATCCACCAGATGACTCATCAAAGTTAAATCCGGAAGTTTTATCCTTGATAAACGAGGGCATTGCCCAGAATACTACTGGAAATGTTTTTGTGCCTAAG GAAGGGGGAGAGGCAGAGATTTCAGGATCTCCTACAGAGAAGGCAATTCTTTCATGGGCAGTAAAG TTGGGTATGAATTTCAGTCTTCTCAGATCAAATACGACAGTTCTCCATGTCTTCCCCTTTAATTCCGAGAAAAAAAGAGGCGGTGTTGCTGTGAAGCTG GAGGGCTCTGGAGTACATATACATTGGAAAGGAGCTGCAGAAATACTTCTTGGAGCATGTACGCAATATCTTGATTCAGATGGTCATTTGCAATCCATTGAGGGAGAGAAG GTAGCTTTCAAGGAGGCTATTGATAACATGGCTGCTCGCAGCTTGCGTTGTGTTGCCATTGCTTACAGATCATATGAATTAGACAAAGTTCCATCTAATGAAGATGATTTGGCCCAATGGTCGTTACCAGAAAATGATCTTGTTTTGCTTGCTATTGTTGGAATAAAG GATCCTTGTCGCCCTGGTGTCAAAGAAGCAGTGGAACTATGCTCTAAAGCTGGTGTCAAG GTACGCATGGTTACCGGAGACAACCTTCAAACAGCAAGGGCAATAGCTTTGGAGTGTGGGATACTTACTTCAAATGAGGAAGCTGTTGAACCAGTTATAATTGAAGGGAAGAAATTCCGTGCACTAAGCGAAAAAGAAAGGGAACAGATTGCTAAGAAAATAACG GTCATGGGGAGGTCTTCTCCTAATGACAAGCTTTTGCTTGTGCAAGCTCTACGTAAAGGAGGTGAAGTTGTTGCCGTCACAGGAGATGGAACCAATGATGCCCCTGCACTTCACGAG GCAGATATTGGTCTTTCTATGGGCATCCAAGGAACTGAAGTTGCAAAAGAAAGCTCAGATATTATAATCCTGGATGATAACTTTGCGTCAGTAGTAAAG GTTGTCCGGTGGGGACGTTCTGTTTATGCAAATATTCAGAAATTCATCCAGTTCCAGCTTACTGTTAATGTTGCTGCTCTTGTAATTAATGTTGTTGCAGCAATATCCTCTGGTGATGTTCCTTTGAATGCAGTACAG CTTCTGTGGGTCAACCTTATCATGGACACACTTGGGGCGCTTGCACTGGCCACTGAACCACCAACGGACAGCCTTATGCGCAGAGCACCTGTTGGGCGAAG GGAACCTCTTATAACGAATGTCATGTGGAGAAACTTGGTTGTACAG GCTGTCTATCAAGTTACTGTTCTTCTGGTTCTGAACTTCGCTGGTGAAAGTTTCATACCTAAGCAAGAAACTAAATCCCTTGACAGTCAAACCAAGAACACTTTAATATTCAATGCATTCGTCCTGTGCCAA ATATTCAACGAGTTCAATGCTCGGAAACCAGAAGGAATGAATGTATTCCAAGGGGTGACTAAGAACCGTCTTTTCATGGGAATTGTTGGAATGACCTTTATCCTTCAG ATAATTATCATCGAGTTCCTTGGAAAGTTCACCACAACAGTGAAACTTGATTGGAAGCTGTGGATTGCTTCTCTTGTTATTGGCATTGTCAG CTGGCCTCTTGCTGTTGCCGGAAAACTCATTCCGGTTCCCAAAACACCATTGTCACGCTGCTTAGCCAAGCCACTTAGAAGATGGAGAAGGTCTCGCGCACAAAGTCAACTGAACACCCCCAGCACTAATTTTTCACGTTAA